The following are encoded in a window of Aromatoleum petrolei genomic DNA:
- a CDS encoding response regulator produces the protein MRLLLVEDHTELAEWVSKALVQAGYAVDVMRRGDHADHALLTQPYDLVVLDLSLPGLDGLEVLRRLRGREATKNTPVIILTARGATEDRVKGLNLGADDYLPKPFELTELEARIKALLRRAGNLVPTVRIGRLEFDLGSRLATVDGKPLSLTPRELAVLEALIARQGRPLAREALFEKVFSFDEEARPEAIEIYVHRLRKKLEGSGAVVTTLRGLGYLIGEAGGD, from the coding sequence ATGCGCCTGCTGCTCGTAGAGGATCATACCGAACTCGCGGAATGGGTTTCCAAGGCGCTGGTGCAGGCGGGCTACGCCGTCGACGTGATGCGCCGCGGCGACCACGCCGACCACGCGCTGCTCACGCAGCCCTACGACCTGGTCGTGCTCGACCTGTCGCTGCCCGGGCTGGACGGCCTGGAGGTGTTGCGCCGCCTGCGCGGGCGGGAGGCGACGAAGAACACGCCGGTGATCATCCTTACCGCGCGTGGCGCCACCGAGGACCGCGTGAAGGGGCTCAATCTCGGCGCCGACGACTACCTGCCCAAGCCCTTCGAGCTCACCGAACTGGAAGCGCGCATCAAGGCGCTGCTGCGCCGCGCGGGCAACCTCGTGCCGACGGTGAGGATCGGCCGGCTGGAGTTCGATCTCGGCTCGCGTCTCGCGACCGTCGACGGCAAGCCGCTGTCGCTGACACCGCGCGAGCTGGCGGTGCTGGAGGCGCTGATCGCGCGCCAGGGCCGGCCGCTCGCGCGCGAGGCGCTGTTCGAGAAGGTGTTCAGCTTCGACGAGGAGGCGCGCCCGGAGGCAATCGAGATCTACGTGCATCGCCTGAGGAAGAAGCTGGAAGGGTCGGGAGCGGTCGTCACGACCCTGCGCGGGTTGGGCTACCTGATCGGCGAGGCGGGCGGTGACTGA